A genomic window from Oscillospiraceae bacterium includes:
- a CDS encoding HAD family hydrolase — translation MNKAAFFDRDGTININTGHTYKIEELKFISGRPELIKGYNDAGYLVIVVTNQAGIAKGLYTEDDMHRFNRHMNERLQGEYGAHIDAFYFCPHHPDVTGECNCRKPKPGMLRRAIEDFDIDVGASILFGDQAWDMQAAQACGIKNVLLDD, via the coding sequence ATGAATAAGGCTGCGTTCTTTGACAGAGACGGGACAATCAATATCAACACGGGACATACGTACAAGATAGAGGAACTCAAGTTCATATCAGGCAGACCAGAGTTGATCAAGGGATACAATGACGCAGGGTACCTCGTTATCGTGGTCACGAATCAGGCGGGCATAGCGAAAGGACTCTATACAGAAGATGACATGCACAGATTCAATCGGCATATGAACGAACGATTACAGGGTGAATACGGCGCACACATCGATGCTTTTTATTTTTGTCCGCACCATCCTGATGTCACAGGTGAATGTAATTGCCGCAAACCCAAGCCTGGCATGTTGCGAAGGGCGATTGAGGACTTTGATATTGACGTAGGGGCATCCATATTATTTGGAGATCAAGCATGGGATATGCAAGCGGCGCAAGCATGCGGGATTAAGAATGTGTTGTTAGACGATTGA
- a CDS encoding SIS domain-containing protein, protein MRSQEISLKNSTLRMIDELYMRHPVLGVCDNDIVETVGLLTRTFVVGGKLLTAGNGGSAADAQHIVGELMKGFALPRRLTETDEQKFANAPNRQVLMSELQKTLPAISLVGETALMTAFANDKAPEFAFAQQVYGLGRPGDVFFGISTSGNSLNILYASQTAKAVGMSVVGLAGENGGKLRELCDVCITVPETETYKIQELHLPVYHTMCLALENEFFGG, encoded by the coding sequence ATGAGAAGCCAGGAGATCTCGTTAAAGAATAGCACGTTGCGCATGATAGATGAGCTGTATATGCGCCATCCTGTCCTGGGTGTCTGTGACAATGACATCGTGGAGACTGTGGGGTTGTTGACAAGAACATTTGTCGTCGGCGGAAAACTTTTAACGGCGGGGAATGGCGGTAGTGCTGCGGATGCACAGCACATAGTGGGCGAGCTGATGAAAGGATTTGCCTTGCCACGGCGACTGACAGAAACCGATGAACAGAAGTTTGCAAATGCGCCGAATCGACAAGTGCTCATGTCAGAACTGCAAAAGACATTGCCCGCAATATCGCTCGTTGGAGAGACGGCATTGATGACGGCATTTGCAAATGATAAAGCACCTGAATTTGCTTTTGCGCAACAAGTGTATGGGCTCGGTAGGCCAGGCGATGTGTTTTTTGGTATAAGTACATCAGGCAATTCACTCAATATCCTATACGCAAGCCAAACAGCCAAAGCGGTAGGAATGAGCGTGGTCGGCCTTGCGGGAGAAAATGGCGGAAAGCTTCGTGAATTATGCGATGTTTGCATAACTGTACCTGAGACGGAAACGTATAAAATACAGGAGTTGCATTTGCCTGTATACCATACCATGTGTCTCGCCTTGGAAAATGAGTTTTTTGGAGGATAG
- a CDS encoding polysaccharide pyruvyl transferase family protein, with translation MKKIAIITFVRERSPGAVLQAYALQQFILKIQPKRVHVVDLDYSFKPLFDPKTKFVSLSKGIGAIRTLKGRICNPVHFRECKAFVENNIALSTKKYSCANIQSANELYDIFIVGSDQVWNGRMTDNSFDDFLLTFCNRDKYSYAASFAKVEIFEQYKSKILERLQSFKGISLREPIGVTDIASNTRETPYVHIDPTLLLDGADYLKFIDKSLVPERKFIFVYTVAHHNKLLDFVRRAQKETGYIVVYSTPYKESGLDDLPGIVRIKALHPKQFISLIANAELVYTTSFHGTAFSILLKKNFFVEINCADGVNTRVKSLLEILDLMERDIERIDDSYTALSDYSTVFEKLQNKREEAKQYLDGIIEN, from the coding sequence ATGAAAAAAATTGCGATTATAACATTTGTGAGAGAGCGGAGCCCGGGTGCTGTGCTTCAGGCGTATGCGCTTCAACAATTTATCTTAAAAATTCAACCAAAGCGTGTTCATGTAGTCGACTTGGATTACTCTTTCAAGCCGTTATTTGATCCAAAAACTAAGTTTGTCAGTCTTTCCAAAGGCATAGGTGCAATACGGACTCTGAAGGGCAGAATCTGTAATCCCGTCCATTTCAGAGAATGTAAAGCTTTTGTAGAGAATAATATTGCTTTAAGTACCAAGAAATATTCATGTGCGAATATCCAGAGTGCAAATGAGTTGTATGACATTTTTATTGTTGGCAGCGACCAAGTATGGAATGGAAGAATGACTGACAATAGTTTTGATGATTTTCTTCTCACCTTCTGTAACAGAGATAAATACTCATATGCGGCTAGTTTTGCCAAAGTAGAGATTTTCGAGCAATACAAGAGTAAAATTCTTGAAAGGCTGCAGTCTTTTAAGGGCATATCACTCCGAGAACCAATCGGAGTCACGGATATTGCCTCTAATACAAGGGAAACACCTTATGTCCATATTGACCCGACATTGCTTCTCGACGGAGCAGACTACTTGAAATTTATTGATAAATCTCTTGTTCCAGAAAGAAAATTCATTTTTGTATATACAGTGGCTCACCATAACAAATTGCTTGATTTTGTGCGCAGAGCACAAAAAGAAACGGGATACATAGTTGTATATAGCACTCCATATAAAGAAAGCGGATTGGATGACTTGCCTGGAATCGTTCGCATTAAGGCATTGCACCCAAAACAATTTATCAGCCTTATTGCAAATGCTGAACTTGTTTACACAACCTCGTTTCACGGTACAGCGTTCTCAATATTATTGAAAAAGAATTTTTTTGTGGAAATAAACTGCGCAGACGGAGTTAATACGCGTGTGAAAAGTTTGCTTGAAATACTTGATTTGATGGAGCGGGACATTGAAAGAATCGACGATAGTTATACTGCCCTTTCGGATTATTCGACTGTTTTTGAGAAACTGCAAAATAAACGCGAAGAAGCGAAACAGTATTTAGACGGGATAATTGAAAATTAG
- a CDS encoding O-antigen ligase family protein, with protein sequence MDVQLSTRREYLDNRVNIIVSNAGFNFVIVVFLIQALMHDFIDILHLSFAFTMTKMFAVVFAGFVSLPNINKISVGTRRIEYGWLVFGIVVLIYGNWDLRNGYWYVAFFYSVTVLLVFMLSYSTNWINTFFDVLKIFTIIHAIGTLLFFVFPSLYSLYRPIIYATSESPYLDGYKSGLTLHYSTNAVYLAQGLIVYFTEMISNKKIIKKGLIPFILILFALILTTKRAHLLFGVIVLFFIYYIQTGHFLRIIKFLFVGVLLLVGVYILAQWIPEIGNALERFTGGNLSDMTGRNYIYEAVYQLFSQNPIFGRGWNWFMYSDVSRFLSQKYNFIFVGTEYIQVHNVYLQLLLEVGIVGFVLLMFLFIKTLLVGLDLYRRLWRDNKLLDPIESKFTLFSIGYQIFFLCYCMTGNPLYDTMVYIVYFFSCAVVIALRRKYSSLLTIDWRGGLD encoded by the coding sequence ATGGATGTGCAGTTATCGACAAGGAGAGAATACTTAGATAATCGTGTCAATATTATTGTCAGCAATGCAGGGTTTAACTTCGTTATTGTCGTATTTTTGATTCAGGCATTAATGCATGATTTTATTGACATATTGCACTTGAGTTTTGCCTTTACGATGACAAAGATGTTTGCGGTTGTGTTTGCAGGCTTTGTTTCCTTACCAAATATAAACAAGATTTCAGTGGGCACAAGAAGAATTGAATATGGGTGGTTGGTATTTGGGATAGTGGTCCTCATATATGGAAATTGGGATTTGCGCAACGGTTATTGGTACGTCGCTTTCTTTTATTCTGTAACAGTCTTACTGGTGTTTATGCTTTCATACTCGACCAACTGGATAAACACTTTTTTTGATGTCCTGAAGATATTTACAATAATTCACGCTATAGGTACGCTCTTATTCTTTGTTTTTCCGTCGTTATATTCTTTATATCGGCCTATTATTTATGCAACAAGCGAGAGCCCTTATTTAGATGGATACAAAAGTGGACTTACTCTCCATTATTCTACAAATGCAGTGTATCTTGCCCAAGGATTGATAGTATATTTTACAGAAATGATATCAAATAAAAAGATAATAAAAAAAGGATTGATCCCATTTATCTTAATTCTGTTTGCGTTAATATTAACGACAAAAAGGGCTCACTTGTTGTTCGGAGTCATCGTTCTTTTTTTCATCTATTATATCCAAACAGGCCATTTTTTAAGAATCATAAAATTCTTGTTTGTAGGTGTCTTGCTATTAGTGGGTGTCTACATATTGGCACAATGGATTCCAGAAATCGGAAACGCCTTGGAACGATTTACTGGCGGTAATTTATCTGATATGACTGGCAGAAATTATATTTATGAAGCTGTCTATCAATTGTTCAGTCAGAATCCGATTTTTGGGAGAGGGTGGAACTGGTTTATGTATTCGGATGTAAGTCGTTTCTTATCACAAAAATACAATTTCATATTTGTGGGCACAGAATATATTCAGGTTCATAATGTTTATCTTCAATTGCTTTTGGAAGTTGGTATCGTTGGTTTTGTGCTTCTCATGTTTTTATTTATCAAAACACTACTGGTAGGATTAGATTTGTATAGAAGATTGTGGAGGGACAATAAATTATTGGATCCAATTGAAAGCAAATTTACTCTTTTTTCAATAGGGTATCAAATATTTTTCCTCTGCTATTGTATGACCGGGAACCCTCTGTACGATACGATGGTATATATTGTTTATTTCTTCAGTTGCGCCGTCGTCATAGCATTAAGGAGGAAATACAGTAGTTTGTTAACAATCGATTGGCGCGGGGGTTTAGATTAA
- a CDS encoding acyltransferase has product MKVVIRRIVAGVIYVFFNYFVNNIPAYWLRRLLYCVAGMKIGRGSRLAMKVIVFLPWKIRIGANTMVNEYTILDGRGGLEIGDNVSISMFAIIYSASHKAHSDTFESFKEKVNIDDNVWIGARAIVLPGSRLSKGSVLAAGSSFTGETEENGIYAGVPATFRKMRAISDSYRLGRHLYFFK; this is encoded by the coding sequence ATGAAAGTAGTAATAAGACGGATTGTCGCAGGTGTAATTTACGTATTTTTCAACTATTTTGTCAATAATATTCCCGCATATTGGTTGCGCAGGCTATTATATTGTGTTGCTGGAATGAAAATCGGTAGAGGTTCGAGACTTGCAATGAAGGTCATCGTATTCTTACCGTGGAAGATTCGCATTGGCGCGAATACGATGGTAAATGAATACACAATTTTAGATGGTCGAGGCGGACTTGAGATTGGAGACAATGTTTCGATTTCGATGTTTGCGATAATATATTCGGCATCGCACAAAGCGCATTCAGATACCTTTGAATCTTTCAAAGAAAAAGTTAATATTGACGATAATGTTTGGATTGGTGCACGAGCTATTGTTTTGCCGGGTTCCAGATTATCGAAAGGCTCAGTTTTAGCAGCAGGCAGTTCATTTACAGGCGAGACGGAAGAGAATGGAATATATGCTGGAGTGCCGGCAACGTTTAGAAAAATGCGCGCTATTAGTGATTCCTACAGATTGGGTAGGCATTTATACTTTTTTAAATAG
- a CDS encoding kinase yields the protein MIITKTPFRMSFFGGGTDVPEFFSAHGGAVISTTFDKYCYVNVRHLPRFFEYSSEFSYSEIERVTRLRDIRHPAIREAMKVLDMHEIRLSYEADLPARTGLGTSSSFAVGMLNAFYCLKGRYVDKKKLADEAIYLERTLCNEVGGWQDQIAASYGGLNRIDFTEAQYDVRPIIISRERKKQLNDNLMMFFTGFSRFSSEIQSVTQSRIQENTDSLKAMLALVDDAEAVLTHDEIDLDEFGVLLDKSWNLKQRTGKGITTEYIDTLYEKAVAAGALGGKLLGAGGGGFLLFYVPSMKRSAVTSALSELLYVPFEFEDAGSQVVYYSPEALTR from the coding sequence ATGATCATAACAAAGACACCGTTCCGGATGTCATTTTTTGGAGGAGGCACAGATGTACCGGAATTCTTCAGTGCTCATGGTGGGGCGGTGATATCGACGACGTTTGACAAATATTGCTATGTGAATGTAAGACATCTGCCGCGTTTTTTTGAGTACTCATCAGAGTTCTCTTATTCTGAAATTGAGCGTGTCACGCGATTGCGCGACATCAGGCATCCGGCCATTCGAGAGGCAATGAAAGTATTGGATATGCATGAGATACGCTTGTCATATGAAGCGGATTTGCCGGCCCGAACAGGTCTTGGTACAAGCAGTTCGTTTGCGGTGGGGATGTTAAACGCATTTTATTGTTTGAAAGGCAGATACGTAGACAAGAAAAAGCTCGCGGATGAAGCGATATATTTGGAACGAACGTTGTGCAATGAGGTGGGTGGTTGGCAGGATCAGATAGCGGCTTCATATGGCGGACTCAATCGTATTGATTTTACCGAGGCGCAGTACGATGTAAGGCCAATCATCATCAGCAGAGAACGAAAGAAACAGTTAAATGACAATTTGATGATGTTTTTTACCGGTTTCTCGCGCTTTTCGTCGGAGATTCAAAGTGTGACCCAATCAAGAATACAGGAAAATACAGACAGCTTGAAGGCGATGCTAGCGCTTGTAGATGACGCGGAGGCGGTCTTGACCCATGATGAGATAGACTTGGACGAGTTCGGTGTTCTGCTTGACAAATCGTGGAACCTCAAACAACGGACGGGCAAGGGTATCACTACAGAGTATATAGACACATTGTACGAGAAAGCAGTGGCCGCAGGCGCGCTCGGTGGGAAATTATTGGGTGCCGGTGGCGGTGGATTTTTACTGTTTTATGTTCCTTCAATGAAACGGAGTGCCGTGACCAGTGCACTGAGTGAACTTTTATATGTCCCGTTTGAGTTTGAGGACGCGGGTTCTCAGGTGGTTTACTACTCGCCGGAGGCACTGACAAGATGA
- a CDS encoding nucleotidyltransferase family protein: MQAIVLAGGYGTRLRSVLKNMPKPMALVAGKPFLEYILTWLLANGITETIIAVGYMGESIVSHFKDRYHGMKIRYSRETEPLKTGGAIKKALGYCPENTVFIINGDTYFDVDLRSMEVDFNEKKYDLLMAVKELHNFDRYGSLIIEDGRVTAFSEKQRQIYGYINGGVYIVNRDLLDDCPEIFSFETDFMEKSISNICIGAFVSTGYFIDIGIPEDYELAQVEFRGGAPR, translated from the coding sequence ATGCAAGCGATTGTTTTGGCAGGCGGATATGGTACGCGGTTGCGTAGCGTTTTGAAAAATATGCCAAAGCCAATGGCGCTTGTCGCGGGAAAGCCATTTTTGGAATACATCTTGACATGGTTGTTGGCAAACGGTATCACAGAAACAATCATTGCCGTTGGATATATGGGTGAAAGTATAGTCAGCCACTTCAAGGATAGATATCACGGTATGAAAATCAGATATTCTCGTGAGACAGAGCCGTTGAAGACAGGGGGTGCGATTAAGAAAGCACTCGGGTACTGCCCGGAGAATACAGTATTCATTATCAATGGGGACACATATTTCGATGTGGATTTGCGTAGTATGGAAGTCGATTTTAATGAAAAGAAGTATGATCTGCTCATGGCAGTCAAGGAGTTGCACAATTTTGATCGTTATGGATCTCTTATCATTGAGGATGGAAGGGTCACAGCTTTTAGTGAAAAGCAACGACAGATATACGGATATATAAATGGCGGCGTGTACATAGTCAACCGTGATTTACTAGATGATTGTCCGGAGATATTCTCATTCGAGACTGATTTTATGGAGAAGAGTATTTCTAATATTTGTATTGGGGCATTTGTCTCAACTGGATATTTTATAGATATTGGAATCCCGGAAGACTATGAGTTGGCACAGGTTGAGTTTAGAGGTGGCGCACCGCGATGA
- a CDS encoding glycosyltransferase family 4 protein, translating into MCKKVLLVATRKFWPVNSGKDLTLFYNCKGLNERYGYKVFVYCMDSETNPHMPVPAFIEEVKFLGRISLLERFCNLIRYSVFGAKWPIQIALYRSKRAIRELQSYFNEINPDVVFIDMIRLAPYSEIFFSQECKKILIMDDDLAKRYKRQLATQAADSDVMGAYSDKLPKSIRCILHLNFLKSAILKFEIPRIEKAECKIIPLYDYITYISPVERDEFEMRHHSGKGVLLTVGTNLPSVDSRENKIIKRRNTLVFVGNFSVAANVDSLTMIVAKVLPKLRKDAVLHVIGKCPRVLSEKFQDNIRVKMHGRVENLVQEIMTCMIYIAPIAYGTGIKSKIIEAMGMSMPVVTNTMGVEGIVARNGVDVFVRDDFDEMAAIVERLLDDDNLRETIGANARQFVLKNHTWDRVYNAFDEMGL; encoded by the coding sequence ATGTGTAAAAAAGTGCTTTTAGTTGCAACACGAAAATTTTGGCCAGTAAATTCTGGAAAAGATCTCACGCTTTTTTATAATTGCAAAGGGCTTAATGAACGATATGGATACAAAGTTTTTGTCTACTGTATGGACTCTGAAACCAATCCACATATGCCCGTACCGGCCTTTATAGAAGAAGTGAAATTTCTAGGTAGAATTTCACTTCTTGAGAGATTTTGTAATCTCATCAGATATTCAGTATTCGGCGCAAAATGGCCGATTCAAATTGCTCTCTACCGCAGCAAACGTGCTATAAGAGAATTGCAATCTTATTTCAACGAAATAAATCCCGATGTTGTGTTTATAGATATGATCAGACTTGCACCATATAGTGAGATTTTCTTTTCTCAAGAATGTAAGAAGATACTCATTATGGATGATGATCTTGCAAAACGATATAAACGACAACTAGCAACACAGGCTGCCGATTCAGATGTTATGGGAGCATATAGCGATAAATTGCCAAAGAGCATACGTTGTATTTTGCATCTTAATTTTCTTAAGTCCGCTATTTTGAAGTTTGAAATCCCACGAATAGAAAAAGCGGAGTGTAAAATTATACCTTTATATGACTATATTACATACATTTCTCCTGTCGAACGAGACGAATTTGAGATGCGTCATCATTCTGGCAAAGGAGTTCTATTAACTGTTGGTACAAATTTGCCGTCGGTGGACAGTAGAGAAAATAAAATCATAAAGAGAAGAAATACACTTGTGTTTGTTGGAAATTTCAGCGTCGCAGCTAATGTAGATTCTTTAACAATGATAGTGGCGAAAGTTTTACCTAAACTACGCAAAGATGCTGTGCTTCATGTGATAGGTAAATGTCCGCGGGTGCTTTCAGAGAAATTCCAAGATAATATACGAGTGAAAATGCATGGGCGAGTTGAAAATTTAGTGCAAGAAATAATGACATGTATGATTTATATAGCCCCGATTGCATATGGTACGGGGATAAAATCGAAAATAATAGAGGCAATGGGGATGAGCATGCCTGTAGTAACCAATACAATGGGTGTTGAAGGGATTGTTGCAAGAAACGGTGTAGATGTTTTTGTGAGAGATGATTTTGATGAAATGGCAGCTATTGTTGAACGGTTATTGGATGACGATAATTTACGTGAGACTATCGGTGCTAATGCGCGACAATTCGTATTGAAGAATCATACATGGGATAGAGTCTATAATGCCTTTGATGAAATGGGATTGTAA
- a CDS encoding glycosyltransferase translates to MKLLLICKGAPSGVGGGDIGANKAYVCIKEICQENGIDFKCVSPDNNPEENLGCELKKNRSIDLLARVFGHTTSLYVMWLKYREKIFAYSPDIVISISSRLGFVTKSIARRNKATNCIVAFENVECDYAIVPFLQLHSLLRTIFTRIERMFVVRDEKAALKYGASFIFLSDRDYKRTREIYGREICNHQIIPACIQSEIRLTINSPKPTIVFVSSLQFKQNVASLLWFLDNVWNVYFKESDSVNFIVAGAEPPPIVVERLKDERNVKLYKNFKHMADIIPRGALHISPITVGAGMKVKIAEALAAGLHILGTDEALVGYSECFGARGIRHANTPGEYKIAIEKYIALGHEEIEQISRENQELFHRFYTYARAKEGYEKVLKSVVVEEAN, encoded by the coding sequence TTGAAGCTGTTATTAATTTGTAAAGGAGCACCGTCAGGAGTTGGTGGCGGCGATATTGGAGCAAATAAAGCATATGTATGCATAAAAGAAATCTGCCAAGAAAACGGTATTGATTTCAAATGTGTTTCTCCTGATAATAATCCCGAAGAAAACCTCGGCTGTGAACTGAAAAAAAATAGATCGATTGACTTATTAGCCAGAGTATTCGGTCACACCACGTCTTTGTATGTGATGTGGCTTAAATATAGGGAGAAAATTTTTGCATATAGTCCAGATATCGTCATCTCAATAAGCTCGCGATTGGGGTTTGTTACTAAAAGTATAGCTCGTCGAAATAAGGCGACAAATTGCATAGTTGCTTTTGAAAATGTCGAATGCGACTATGCAATTGTGCCATTCCTACAATTGCATAGTCTATTACGCACAATATTCACGCGTATTGAACGCATGTTTGTTGTCAGGGACGAAAAGGCTGCGCTGAAATATGGTGCTTCTTTTATATTCTTGTCTGACAGGGACTATAAGCGAACGAGAGAAATTTACGGACGAGAGATTTGTAATCATCAGATAATTCCAGCGTGTATTCAAAGTGAAATCCGGCTTACCATAAACTCTCCGAAACCAACAATTGTTTTTGTGTCGAGTCTTCAGTTTAAGCAGAATGTAGCATCGCTTTTGTGGTTCTTAGACAATGTCTGGAACGTCTATTTCAAAGAGAGCGATAGTGTCAATTTTATCGTTGCCGGTGCTGAGCCACCTCCAATAGTTGTGGAACGCTTGAAGGACGAGCGGAATGTAAAGCTGTATAAAAATTTTAAACACATGGCGGACATCATCCCTCGTGGCGCGCTCCATATTTCACCTATTACAGTTGGTGCTGGCATGAAAGTGAAGATCGCGGAGGCGCTTGCGGCTGGGCTTCATATTCTGGGTACTGACGAGGCTCTGGTAGGATATAGTGAGTGTTTTGGAGCGAGGGGCATTAGGCACGCCAACACGCCTGGTGAATATAAAATTGCGATTGAGAAGTATATCGCATTGGGTCATGAAGAGATAGAGCAGATTTCGCGGGAGAATCAGGAGCTTTTTCACAGATTCTATACTTATGCTAGGGCAAAAGAGGGATATGAGAAAGTATTGAAATCTGTTGTAGTAGAGGAAGCGAATTGA
- a CDS encoding glycosyltransferase, producing the protein MLECRQRLEKCALLVIPTDWVGIYTFLNRVRLMEFGKVSIIVPVYEAETYLRNCIDSILAQTYHDIEVILVDDGSRDTSGIICDEYAQQDARVIVIHKENGGVSSARNIGLNVAKGEYIGFVDSDDTIEMDIYELLLKSLVGNNADMATCGYKCIYDIGTQEIKVENSIYQVKEFCKLVLSDFRMYRIMRGPCNRILRRDLLREDNLNIYGLQFAEEISYGEDTLFVSDVLLKCNTITFVDACLYNYYIRENVNSICANVSDDKNYQDTMTVNNRLCESFKKILPEEKGKIDKVFELQNLLAKRDGKIAAALRSIDTIHSVYRLTFKEFLQIIKLSDSRIITINTILIYFAPKWLYRMICKIVRRKK; encoded by the coding sequence ATGCTGGAGTGCCGGCAACGTTTAGAAAAATGCGCGCTATTAGTGATTCCTACAGATTGGGTAGGCATTTATACTTTTTTAAATAGGGTGAGATTAATGGAGTTTGGTAAAGTTTCAATTATTGTTCCTGTCTATGAAGCTGAAACATATCTTCGCAACTGTATTGATAGTATTTTAGCGCAAACATATCATGATATTGAAGTGATTTTGGTTGATGATGGAAGTCGTGATACGTCAGGTATTATTTGTGACGAATATGCGCAACAAGATGCAAGAGTGATCGTTATCCACAAAGAAAATGGTGGTGTATCTAGCGCAAGAAACATAGGGCTGAACGTGGCGAAAGGAGAGTATATTGGGTTTGTTGATAGTGACGATACTATTGAAATGGATATATATGAATTATTGTTAAAATCTCTGGTGGGAAATAATGCCGATATGGCAACATGTGGGTATAAATGTATTTATGATATTGGGACACAAGAAATTAAGGTTGAGAATAGCATATACCAAGTAAAGGAGTTTTGTAAACTCGTATTATCCGACTTTAGGATGTATAGAATTATGCGAGGTCCATGTAATCGGATTTTAAGAAGAGATTTGTTGCGTGAAGACAATCTCAATATATATGGATTGCAGTTTGCGGAGGAGATTTCATATGGCGAAGATACATTATTTGTTTCTGATGTTTTGCTTAAATGCAACACTATTACGTTTGTTGATGCTTGTTTATACAATTACTATATCCGTGAAAATGTCAACAGTATATGCGCCAATGTTTCTGATGATAAGAATTATCAAGATACGATGACTGTAAATAATCGTCTTTGCGAGAGTTTTAAGAAAATTCTTCCTGAAGAAAAAGGAAAAATTGATAAGGTTTTTGAACTTCAAAATTTGCTTGCAAAGCGAGATGGAAAAATTGCAGCTGCATTAAGAAGTATTGATACTATACATAGCGTTTACAGATTGACATTTAAAGAATTTTTGCAAATTATTAAATTGTCAGACAGTCGAATTATCACTATAAATACGATTCTTATATATTTTGCTCCTAAGTGGTTGTATAGAATGATTTGTAAAATTGTGAGGCGGAAGAAATGA
- a CDS encoding sugar transferase, with translation MNMYHEPLPADAVDLYWGGEGASRQFEEEMAAKSTALEELAALQVDARVGARHAYLFAKRAMDIAMGVVGFILLLISLPFVAVAIKLDTKGPVFFAQKRIGKDGKPFTMFKYRSMTVDADQMKASLLERNEREGPVFKIADDPRVTRVGAFLRKTCIDELPQFINVLLGDMSIVGPRPPLPEEVAQYKRYQRQRLAVKPGITCYWQVMREQAPTFDDWVRMDIEYINKRSLAVDIGMVFRTFGVILGHKGHL, from the coding sequence ATGAATATGTACCACGAACCCTTGCCTGCAGATGCGGTGGATCTGTATTGGGGGGGAGAGGGAGCTTCGCGGCAGTTCGAAGAGGAGATGGCGGCAAAAAGTACGGCGTTGGAGGAATTGGCCGCCTTACAAGTGGATGCCAGAGTTGGCGCTCGGCACGCGTATTTGTTCGCCAAACGGGCGATGGACATCGCGATGGGAGTGGTTGGTTTTATCTTGTTGTTGATTTCACTGCCGTTTGTGGCCGTGGCGATCAAGCTGGATACGAAGGGGCCGGTGTTCTTCGCGCAAAAGCGCATCGGTAAAGATGGGAAACCCTTCACTATGTTCAAGTACCGCAGCATGACCGTGGACGCTGACCAGATGAAGGCGTCGCTGTTAGAGCGTAACGAACGCGAGGGGCCGGTGTTCAAGATAGCGGACGATCCGCGCGTCACGCGCGTCGGGGCTTTTTTGCGGAAGACATGCATAGACGAACTGCCACAGTTTATCAATGTACTGCTGGGCGACATGAGCATAGTAGGGCCGCGGCCCCCGTTGCCGGAGGAAGTGGCGCAGTACAAGAGATATCAGCGGCAACGGCTCGCTGTCAAGCCGGGCATCACGTGTTATTGGCAGGTCATGCGCGAACAGGCGCCTACGTTTGACGATTGGGTGCGGATGGACATCGAGTACATAAACAAACGGTCTTTGGCTGTGGACATAGGGATGGTTTTTCGGACCTTCGGCGTGATCTTGGGGCACAAGGGGCATTTGTGA